A portion of the Schistocerca americana isolate TAMUIC-IGC-003095 chromosome 10, iqSchAmer2.1, whole genome shotgun sequence genome contains these proteins:
- the LOC124552626 gene encoding uncharacterized protein LOC124552626, whose protein sequence is MSDRRVALAMALLHLLLASAPPSADASLVEKDSTIPLKKQAQVATIRCAHPDRLKQSSARCHPLKPAPAWSSPPALNGEKPPLGRRNGLPSGVGTHRASKRAQPSPLPRPVDTVPTLTPSPPSSASWAASPETLTSPMSASMFFASSAVAPQMGEYVGTPEDSEVISCWGEQPPDLVTAASCMESFMDLKQYCNTSAFTEQPEGELNTPIIDLTKEPNFDIPSRTVPGNDSVDYSWRLNDTMGLNDNYSIEGWKETEESDAPAEEMDIMISDNNNNNNNDDDNNNINVGRDYTASEYNQLDPARYSHDVTFGNAAMPLFTKSELAGTETYTTTTTAMTGDEVFLVVDREEVVPPVAEEVIVKNEGWPQQTGHVIESEPSPVPDDPAGPRHSAPARRRRGLKVELPVPSVSAVALQVTPGTASGDLFQSVPQDFDLMKFLLEDGMPEEVPDPLAALCRDGWVPNSSSARVAPAGKKTAPSDVKDDLPDVKDDLPLSADKRRDDRTVETDRQHDTGNLRDTDRQREKLQLVIRKTDSPDGHESPSYAVVQRPQRAASRRVLEAIKEELQDDYEEEEYLPDDSEYGDELERESGDGRRTTGRKRRAPRGTRREKTRHEPPRQRRRTVSTSSADDVPICRRYRELRDKNNEASRRSRENRKMREAEMQEQRERLERENARLKVRAEELERLVDALRKALVAAVSTSASRRSTAEAETRTED, encoded by the exons GTTGAGAAAGACTCAACTATCCCTTTAAAAAAGCAAGCGCAAGTCGCCACCATTCGTTGTGCACATCCTGACAGACTAAAG CAATCGTCTGCAAGATGTCACCCGCTCAAGCCAGCACCTGCGTGGTCCTCGCCGCCTGCCCTCAACGGAGAGAAGCCACCCCTCGGCAGGAGGAATGGGCTTCCCAGTGGGGTAGGAACCCACCGTGCCTCGAAGCGGGCTCAGCCGTCACCTTTGCCGCGACCCGTGGACACCGTACCCACTCTCACGCCCTCGCCACCCTCGTCGGCGAGCTGGGCGGCTTCGCCGGAGACTC TGACATCGCCGATGTCAGCGTCCATGTTCTTCGCAAGCTCCGCAGTCGCTCCTCAAATGGGAGAGTACGTGGGTACTCCAGAGGATTCGGAAGTGATCTCTTGCTGGGGCGAGCAGCCTCCAGACCTCGTGACGGCAGCCAGTTGCATGGAAAGCTTCATGGACCTGAAGCAGTACTGCAACACATCAGCCTTCACAGAACAACCAGAGGGTGAACTCAACACCCCAATCATAG ACCTTACCAAGGAACCAAACTTCGACATACCGTCTAGGACGGTCCCTGGAAATGACTCTGTCGACTACTCGTGGAGACTAAATGATACTATGGGATTAAATGATAACTACAGCATTGAGGGGTGGAAGGAGACAGAGGAGTCAGATGCCCCTGCAGAAGAAATGGATATAATGATTAgtgacaacaacaataataataataatgatgatgacaacaataaCATTAATGTGGGAAGAGACTACACAGCCAGTGAATATAACCAACTCGATCCTGCCCGTTACTCTCACGATGTGACATTCGGCAATGCTGCTATGCCATTATTCACGAAGTCGGAACTCGCAGGCACAGAGACGTACACTACTACCACTACTGCGATGACAGGTGACGAAGTGTTTCTCGTGGTCGACCGCGAAGAAGTGGTTCCGCCAGTTGCCGAAGAAGTGATAGTGAAGAACGAAGGGTGGCCGCAGCAGACGGGCCACGTCATCGAGTCCGAGCCGAGTCCCGTACCGGACGACCCTGCCGGACCGAGACACTCCGCACCGGCTCGCCGGCGGCGCGGACTCAAAGTCGAGTTGCCGGTGCCGAGTGTCTCTGCGGTTGCTCTGCAGGTCACTCCGGGCACTGCTTCGGGAGACCTGTTCCAGTCGGTGCCGCAGGACTTCGATCTCATGAAGTTCCTCCTGGAG GACGGAATGCCCGAGGAAGTGCCGGATCCGTTGGCAGCCCTGTGCAGGGACGGGTGGGTGCCCAACTCGAGCTCAGCTCGTGTTGCGCCCGCCGGCAAGAAAACTGCCCCTTCAGACGTAAAGGACGACTTACCCGACGTAAAGGACGACTTACCCCTCAGTGCCGACAAACGACGGGACGACAGGACAGTGGAGACCGACCGGCAGCACGACACGGGCAATTTGCGGGACACGGACCGGCAGCGGGAGAAGCTGCAGCTGGTCATCCGTAAGACCGACAGCCCGGACGGCCACGAAAGTCCATCGTACGCCGTTGTCCAGAGGCCACAGAGGGCGGCTTCGAGGCGAGTCCTCGAGGCTatcaaagaagagctgcaagacGACTACGAAGAAGAAGAATACTTGCCGGACGACAGCGAGTATGGAGACGAGCTCGAACGGGAGTCGGGCGATGGTCGGCGGACGACCGGGAGGAAGCGGCGGGCGCCCCGCGGGACTCGCCGGGAGAAGACGCGGCACGAGCCTCCCAGGCAGAGGAGGCGGACGGTCTCGACTTCGTCGGCTGACGACGTCCCGATCTGTCGCCGGTACCGGGAACTGAGAGACAAGAACAACGAAGCGTCACGGAGGTCTCGCGAAAACCGCAAGATGCGTGAAGCCGAGATGCAGGAGCAACGTGAGAGGTTGGAGAGGGAGAATGCCCGGCTGAAGGTCCGTGCGGAGGAGCTGGAGAGGCTGGTGGACGCCCTGCGTAAGGCGCTTGTCGCGGCAGTGTCGACGTCTGCCAGCAGGCGGAGCACCGCGGAGGCGGAGACGCGGACCGAGGACTGA